GCGCGTTTAAGGAATAAAAGATGTGTCTAGAGGGCAGTAGTGCAAAGTTTAATCCATGTTAGGGCTCATAGGCAAATTATGGAATTTGACTTTTAGCACTTAAAAGCACTGGAAAGCCACTAGAGAGTTaagtgtgttgggggtggggagggatgagGGGAATGCAGTATCATACTTGGAAAGGATACTTTGACTACAGTATTGCACACAGTTGAGAAAGGACTGTTTGCTTCATATCTTTGAAATCAACGTGTTTTCTATTGTATGGTTTCTTTTAATATACTGAATTAGCTAtataatgcatacatatatgtttatcatGCATAtattatacatcatatatataaaaatgcagtCATGTCTGCTTTAACATTCTGAAAAATTCAtcttaggcaatttcatcattgtgcaaacattttggagtgtacttacataaacctagGTGATATAGCCTACTACGCATCTAGGCTATGTGGTATAGCTTGTTGGTCCTAGGCTACACTGTACTGAATtttgtaggcagttgtaacataATGGTTtaagtatctgtgtatctaaagATAGCTAAACATAagaaaggtatagtaaaaatggAGTATTATGATCTTATGGGGCCACTGTCGTATATGCTGTGGGTCATTAACCAAAATGTAAGCACATGACACATGATTGTAAATAAATTTTGGTGATGCTAGAGAACATTAATCTCTTAATGAAATGAGTTGTGAATGTATAATGTAAGAGAATTGTTTTCACATAGTTTTTCAAAactcacatttttatatttttttaaactgtcattttaaatgtgttaatagATTAAGTATGTATGCTAGTATATCTtctaatctttttaaatttagacattaaaaatgttaatgaaagtttttataaaaattaaatttaaaaatttattgacatTACCTACTTGCTACATAAACAGGTAAATTTAGTTTTCCTATTTGAATAGCAAAGGATTTTATGCTGATAATGTTTTTTATTACATAATTTCTTGCCTGCTGTTCAGATGAGGTTTTCCACACTGGTCTTTATTATATAGATGTTAAGCAGATGGTTTCCAAatgactatttcatttttttctagaatatttacCACTGTGTGTTTGATTATGGTCGGATGGCTATCTTTTAAAAGCCTGTCTATATTTGATGTGTTCCCTTTTGACTTATTTCATAGTAAAATTTTCAGAATTATGAAAGTAACATGAATCTTGTAAATACATTTAAAGACAATGCAGGCAGTTAACAAGAAGATGGATCCACAAAAGACATTACAAACAATGCAGAATTTCCAGaaggaaaacatgaaaatggaaatgacTGAAGAAATGAGTAAGTTTAATAAGTTATAATGAAATGTATAGTTTTCTTATCTTTGAATTagacatttatttactttaagtctCATATTCTCATTCACGAAGGTAGAAATGATGAAACCAAAAATGACAGGCTCAAAATTCTATTTGTATTTAACTGAgggaaaggtataaaatatgttatgCCATATCTCTATTACATGTTGGCTTTAGCAGTTTTACTTTATCGATTAGTATACAAAAACCAACTTGTGAGGTAAATAATTCTTCATGATATAAGTCAGGCAGTTTCAGAGTTATGTTGACTCTTTGGTACTACAGAAGATTTGCCTGTATTGGGCTAGAGGTAATGGagctctttgttgttgttgtttctcatttttttccctctcacaAGAGTCTTCTAAtatttagtttttgtctttttgaatatAAACTAATTGCATGTTATggtggaaatacagagaatacagAGACAGAGCATATAAAAATCACAGCACTCAGATGTAGTTACTGTTAATgttgtacatttattttctgtttttctctcataATCTTGATCTACAAAAGTGAAGTCACCTTACATGTACAATTATGaatatcttgctttttaaaaacatggtagTATAACATAAGCATATACTTGTGACCTTGACATTAAATCTTCTctgaagtctttttaaaaaatagctttaatATCATTTAACATCAGTATACCCTAGTTTATCAAACCATTCTTGTGTTGGTCAGTAAGATCGTTGTAAAATTTTTAACGTGTTTgataatccttttaaaatatgtttaagcaTTATCTTTGACTGAATTTCTGAAATCTCCTTAGAATATTAGCTTTTATAAGGCTCTCGGTTCGTGCTACCAATTCTTTCCAGAAAGACTacactgatttttatttctccaataATGAATGACTGATCCTTCATAGCACCCTGATCAACATTAGatcattatttatattatgttaaaAACTGGCATCATTGTTTTGAAAGtatgttttctaaatgttttacaactataaaacatgaaaaatagaaaaaataaatgttttacaaCTGTGTGGGGATATACCAGTTTAGCTTTGCTTATCTGCTAGTATTTTAGTTTAACAGCATTTAATAACATTTAGTGTGTAAAATAGTATCTAATTAAGTTACCAGGGTTAATAAACTCATTATTATTCTAGTATTCTATTTCAGGATACCTATTTTTATTCTCGGTTGTAATAATATTGCCTGTTTATCTTTGACAGCTCCAAAAGTTCTGTAGTTTTTACTTCAGGCCTTTAGTTTGAAAACTATGAGTTTTTTCTGGTTGTTGAAACATCATCAATCATATTTTAATGACTGAGAGAACTGTTTATTATATAAACTGTTATTTATATAATGATCATAGTATTTAACATGTGCTTTCCAATGCCAGTGATGGCAATCTTTACCAGAGAAATTAACTTTTCCATTAAGCTATAATGAAAAGAATCAATAACCCTTACTTAATCAGATATCTATACCTACTGCAGTtgttcttatttgtattttaatacattGCAAATTAGTCTGTAGTATAATAGTAGTTATTGATGgttactcattttttttaataacctAGTAAAGTACACTAACAATATTTTCATCCCAAAATAAATTCAAGGTGTAAATCAATATGTCTTTTTCCAGTTGAAATTTATATTCTGCCATGTTGCTCCAAAGCTTGTTCACATTTAAGTTAAGACACAAGATCTTTGGGAAATCTTATAGTATACCTGTGATGAGCATTATTACACTTTTTCTGAAAGCGTTCTTTGTTAGTCTGATTACACCTCtctcatctttttcttctatctacttcattcatttttctttttttctgtgaccACTTCTTTACTTAGGCCCTTATAAACTCTGCATAAGCTGGACTTCACATCTCCCGTATTACTTTGCTAAGTTACATCTGAGTAACATACggctaaattatttttttccaggatCTTACCTCTGAGCATATTGATTAAATTCCTTCAGGGGTTTTCTGCTTACTACAAGATAAAATccccaaattttaaataaaaaacacgAAGGAAGTATTTAGGTTATGAAACATCTTCAGTTTATACCCTAGATGACTGCCTAACTTACGTGACATTTTCCAGGGAGTCATGGTGCATAAACCCATAGATTATAGGTTTGTTACTATAGCAGTCCTAAACCAGGACACCCTGGTACAAGCATTCTATAGACAAGGACTCTGGTAGTAAACATTAAGCCTGTTTGTCAGGAGCCACAGTTTCCAACATGATTACAAGGAAATCAGACTAGGTTACCTGTCTTTCTTCTTCTGGGGACATTCCCCAGATACCAGGAGAGGAACAATTTTAGGCTAactgctgtaattttttttttctcccagacaTTTTCCATTTATGTACCTTAAATAACAACCACACAGAAGAACTTATTCTTTCTCGCTTGTGTCCCTGTTGCCTCACCATAGCTTTGCCCAGGCCATTCcatttctgtgtctctgtgtggttAACCCCTATGTGTCCTTGCCAGAGTACTTCACATGTTACTTCCTCCCAGTTGGATGTAATCTCCTTCTCTGAAACTTTGAaatcatttatcttttctcttaccacaatctgttgaattttttttcttttatactcaaGTGTCAACTACCCTaggtctttatttttctccatctatACACCCATTGTATTTGCATTGCATTTCAGGCACTAGGTGCCCAgtttcaaagataaaaaagacacaATCTCAATCCATCAAAAATTGTTTCCCCACAACTCAACATGATGCATTCTATACAGAGtgctttcagtaaatattttggggagggaagagaggtaGGAAAGGTTGTAGCAGTAATAATCCTGTTAAATCAGACATCATTCTTTaagcaaatttattaaaatactggACCTTAGATTTCTTTAGAATGTTCTACATGTATCTTGAATGTAAATTtaagaggtataaaaatatgatTATAGATATAAAAAGAGTAAATTGTTTTCCAGATATTAACAGGATATTTTATTCTTGCATATTCTTCCTCTACCAGCTTAATGGATACAATttgtgaaataatatttaaaaatcttaaacatGTAGGTGTGActatcacatggtttttgtctattagatgtaattttttaaaaaacagagtagACTTGTTTACTATGGAATAATTTGTGTTGAAATGAACATTATTCCAGATTTAATGGCTCAAATATGTATTTATCAATGTACTTCACTGacattttgaaggatttttttaattCACTGAATCTGCTTTCTGTATTATACAAAATAGTTGAGCTAGACTGTAAATATGTAAATCTAACCTGAAATTTGTTTGAAAGTAAATGCTTTGCTCCTTCTCTCTTATCCCCCAGTCAATGACACACTTGATGACATCTTTGACGGTTCTGATGATGAAGAAGAAAGCCAGGATATTGTGAATCAAGTTCTTGATGAAATTGGAATTGAAATTTCTGGAAAGGTATGAACATCTTTTCTTAGTTGGAAATAGTTTCTACCTACCACCTTTGTCacttaattgttttgtttttactattaggtacatgttttttatttctgtttcaaaagtaaattaaagAGACCTCTTTACAGCACATCCTGTTATGTCCTAGTCCAAATGTTTGCTAatgcacatttttgtttttctttgtttaatataGATGGCCAAAGCTCCATCAGCTGCTCAAAGCTTGCCATCTGCCTCTACTTCAAAGGCTACAATCTCAGATGAAGAGATTGAACGGCAACTCAAGGCTTTAGGAGTAGATTAGTCAAAAAATGTCATAATATTTTGCTTACTTATAATTATGTAGTATAAACCAAGCACAGTGCGGATTTCTTTTACAAAACACATGTATtttgcggaaaaaaaaaaaaggagactatGAGTGAACAGTTGTTTCCTAACCCGTGGCTATTTTGAATCTTTTGCCAAAGAATGACAATGATGCAAAAATGGGAACAGTTTGGATTTTAATTAGAACTATTTAGGAGTGATGATGTGTAAAAACTTGACTTCTCTTTTGCATGGCACAGAGAAATTATATTCCTTACTTGATGTCAGTTTAGGTTCTAAATCTTTTTCACTGAATATAAAAATCTTGTTAAATGCTGTTAGGCACCAACTTCAAGAGggttgtaaaaatattaaaagtgtaTCATTAATTCTGTATCTGATGCTTGTCTTTTGTAAGTGATTATGTGTTATGACCATAGGCAGTTACAgctgccaaattatttttaaatggtcaaaAAGAAGAGTGCTATTTAAACGTCTGTCTTAAACAAAAACTGtcatagcttttctttttctttttccgtTGGGAGAACATTCTAGTTGGTAAGTTTATTACCTTTCAAAATGTGCTTGGCACCTGCCTTAAATAGCACAGATCTATTGTGCACATCTTTAAATTGTTTCAGCTGGCAGAAAAGAATTACATTTAAAACCGAAAGCAAGGCCTCAATACAAAGATTATCCTGGCTCTTTTCTATCTCTGTGGGCCTCGTTGAAATATGTACTCTTATTTTAGACACTCCTCTCTTAAAACAGACCAGGTTGTCCTGGTCTCAGAAGAAACCTATGATGACTTGTCCCTTTGATGCCATTACTGTGCATTGAATATAATTagtaaaaatagacaataaataacACTTTATAGTAAGTAAACAATATATTTTGGCCGTCTAAAAAGTGAGGATTATAATTATATGAATTATAATTTAAactgtttaattttgttgaatgTGTATATTGAATCTTCTAAATTGAAGCCATTATTCTCAATTAAGTACTACATCTATGACAATGCTTgacctacatttttaaaataaaaattaactttttttgatAAATAAACCACAATTTTACCAGAAATTACTGTCTAAATGTGTATTAGCAGTATTTTTTAAGGTGAAATTGCCATGGTATCTAATGAATGtgtagacagagagagaaaatgaaggagTGCCAGACTAGTTAGAATAGAAGTTAGGATTAGGTTAgttttgaaaaatgatgttgTAATATATGGGTTCTAACACATCCTACCATGAAAACTGGAGGAGATATGTGTAACCTGGTTAATTTAGGATGGTGGACATTTTGGGCTAATACTGACAAAATACATCTTAAGACTACTATACATGTGACACGGATTGCTGGAAGGAACGAAAAACTAAACTGTATAGTTTATATCCCATAAACCATTTTATAATGTGCAAAGATTAGGTTTCGTTATTGATAGTATTAAATACACAGTTTCTCTTAACAGTGATGGGTCAAAACATTTTACTGGATTATGGAATGTTTACCCGAACATGTTTTGATTCTTGGATGTACATAATAACGCCATCTAACTTATTTACTTTCTTGTTTACATGTGggagcttttgtttttaaaaattattttgttaaaaaaatctcaataaagaTATATCATTGTTGtccttttcttaccttttttgctctttttggttgctgctaaaattaaaaattttattcttatttagtaatttttcaaaagaatgatctttattattttcccagAAGTACAATTAGATAAACTCTgctacttacatttaaaaaaaaaaaaaaacaaaaaacaaacaaacaaaaaaaacatctttttaagaaataattggtACAAGACTAATGTTTGTGAATGTAATAAGCCTAAGATTTGGTGGTTtcacattaataattttttccCAATATTCCCAGGGATtgaacatttttaagttttatttttgaacatGTAAGTCCTGGTGACTTATTTCATTTCAGTCAAACATGGATACCACAAAAGAATTTGTACATAAAAGACAGAGAGGTCATCTGATTTGGCTACATTTATAAAGTGTTATGGTGGCAGTTTTCACAATCACTGTCACTATAAATTTGTAATGTTACCCTATCCTTtgctaaaaagaaaacagttactTTTGAGCCCTTAAGGAATAAGAAATAAGGGTTCTTATAGATTGAGCTTaatgaaaatactgttttttttttaacctgctttttctaacttttctttaggcacataaaaaaatttaacaattgtaATCAAACAAGAGGTTGCCATAGAAGGAATAGAAGAGTATCTCTGTTACTGAAAAGGATACAGCCCAAAGCCACATTTTGTTACCAAATGAAACAGTTATTTATGGGGGAAATTTCAGAGTACCAGAGAAGTAGAATGTGATATGAAAATGTCAATACTAATGATAACACCtgttagaaaacataaaatgaccATCTGTCAGATGATTATGTTGCACACACCGTACTGTGTGCTCTGAGGGAACTATCTGGTTATTGCAAGAGCTAACAGAAAGGGGCTCAAGACTGTGATCCTATGGAACAGAGAGAGGAAGCTGTCAGCCTATGGGCTTTATGTTGTTTGACTTGCACAGTgatgtatattttactatttgCGTTTGAACGTCTTTAGGAAAAACCTGGTACTCTCTTTTTGGCCAAAATGCATTTCCTACCATCCTAGTTGCCATACTTCCCACCTGATCTCTGTGGGCCTAATTGAAATATGTACTCTTATTTTAGACACTCCTCTGTTAAAACAGGAGTTTTAACATGTTAAAACAGACCAGGTTTTCCTGGTCTCAAAAGAGACCTGTGATGACTTGTCCCTTTGATGCCATTACTGTGCATGAAAAGGTGTTGGCAACTTCAGAAACACAGATCAACCTTCCAATTTCCTCTCTGTAGAAGCTGAGGATTCAAAACCATTCTAAGCTTAGTTGTTTTAGTAGTCAATTGGATTGGTGTTGCCATAGAGGAAGCCTGAAGATTGTGAAACCAGATTTCAGGTGCCCTAGTGTTGGAACACCACATTCCCCCaacaatttgaaaatacacacacCCCCCCAACCATCCCCAAACACTGAAACTATTTCTTTGACTGGACAAATCCTTTCCACCTTTAGAGATGGAAAGGTAAACTGTATGAATGAGTTTATCAGCCACCTTTACTAGGTAAAGTTGAATGTACCAAACTAGTAGAAATGACAAAcatctttcttccattttaatgGACAACTCTACTGAATTCCTGAAGACTTAAAGAGCTCACAAATATATAAGAGGGAAAGACTATGGTTAAAGTCAGCCTTTGTCATTTATTCCCCAAAGTATGAACATATCAGTCTACACAGTGAATTGTATGTCATTTGTTTAATTCAGGTTTAGCATTCTAAATGGCATTAACCATTTTCTGTTGTTCTGAAGattaatcaaaatatattaaagtattaATGTAGTTAGAAAGTAgtcttaaaacaatacaaatgagtTTTGTAtaatacaaaacaatacaaatgagTTACTGGTATTTACTggttgggaaggcctcaggaaacttacaatcatggtggaaggtaccTCTTTGCAGAGCGGCAGGAGAGCGAATGAGAGCCCATCtaaggggaaagccccttataagaccatcagatctcatgagaactaactatTGTAAGAACAGGATGTGGGAAATCTCCCCCGTAATCTTcacttggtccctcccacaacacgtggggattatgggaactacaattcaagatgagatttgggtaggacacagccaaaccatatcagttagcAAAGAATTGCTATTTCACTGAGCACactggttcgtgcctgtaattccagcactttgggaggctgaggagggaggatcgcttaggtctaggagttcaagatcaggctgggcaacatagggagacccctgtttctacaaaaattttgaacataaccaggcatggtagtgtggcatctgtagtcccagctactcaggaggctgcagtggagagcccaggagactgaggctgcagtgaacaataatcatgccactgtactccagcctgggtgacagagcgagattctgtctcaataataataataataatgtaaaaatgatAATTTGCTATTTCAATAgtaagtattaaaataatttattttagggAAAAACATGGTTCCCAATACTGGTAGTGTCTAAACTTGAAAAGAATGACCTTATGGATGGATGTTTGATGATACTGATTATGATCTAAAACATATTGATGATGTAAGCATATATACACGCTTATTTTTGTTACACAAAGAGTAAACATTACCAGAGGaatcatatttaaaatgcaaaacaatcaCTAATCTAGATTTATACTGCATGCCATTTCTATTTGCAAGTTTCAAAgtgcatatatacatttttgcatatatacatatacatttatgtatacatGATCTGGCTTTTAGCAAACTGAAGAATCCCTTCCCCAGTTAACGTGTTTTAAGTAGGCGAAGAAATATTGAGTTATCCAGAGAAGGAACTTGAATGACTGTGTGGCTGAATAATTTGGAATTTACTCTTAAATAAGAATGTTGTATTTCATATCTTTTGGATGCTGAATGTGTGCTTAAGCATGGATGATTAGGCCACTGAAAGCTGTTTTGTTAGTTAAATGTCTATCTTTGTTAGTAATATATCAAATTTTACCCATCCAATTGATGGTGATTATGTatgaacatacatatataatctaTGTAGATTATGACCTGTAAAAATGCTAGGTCTTTAATAATATCATAAAAAGAGACTGGacagtataatttattttgtaagtaTTCTAATTCAACAATAAAATTTGGTCTAATTGTTACCACTTTTGTTATATAAAATAAGTTAGATAAACATAGCCAGCAGATTTACAttccaaatgcaaaaaaaagtcACTATTCTAAGTTAATATCACATTACAGTTTGCTTCTACTAGCATGTTTCAAGgtaatgcattcttttttttttttttttttttttttttttgagacggagtcttgctctgtagcccaggctggagtgcagtggccggatctcagctcactgcaagctccgcctcccgggtttacgccattctcctgcctcagcctcccgagtagctgggactacaggcgcccgccaggtcgcccggctagttttttgtatttttagtagagacagggtttcaccatgttagccaggatggtcttgatctcctgacctcgtgatccgcccgtctcggcctcccaaagtgctgggattacaggcttgagccaccgcgcccggccaggtaatgcattcttataatttaaataaatatgttcttttcGGTACAATTctcagaattaaaattaaaatctcaataTGTCAAACTTTTTCACAAATAGTAAATCGGATTCTAATCAATTATACCAAAAGTGATATGTCTTGTTATAGAAACCGGGATAATTTTCCAGATTGTGAGATTTCAaaaacattataatttaaaattaggtGATACCGTTCACATTTGTAGCCATTGTTAACATTACACtccttcatttaacaaatattgcgTGCCTAATATGATCAAGAACTTTCCCAAGTCCTGGAGAAATAACACCAAACAAGCCAGATCTCTTCCTGTCCTGTTGCAGCTTATAGACTAATGGTTTGAGGCTCAAGAATCCATAAAGCATTATTTTCTACATCTACATATCAAAAAGCTAATATTTAGGAAGAATAAAAAGATCGAAAATTAATGTTTCCACACATCTCTTTGGAAACAGTTCTATCAGCTATATGCCCTAAATTTTAGCTTCAAAGTATCAATTCTGATTGAGGCTTATTCCTTAAAGGTAGTAATAAAACTATAAGACACTCCAGCTCTAAGTTCAAAACTTTTAGTTTAGACAAACTAGTAGAGTTGGTAGAACATTGGCTAATTAATTTTCGAATTGGATATTTCTTGCGATGTGCTTTACATATATGTCATtactgacttaaatgttaaaaaacTAATACACATAATTGGAAAAGGAATCTATAAACTCATATGCACACTCatatgtcagtgtgtgtgtgagagagagagagacagagagagatcgTTTTATTACTGTTAATATATTTGGCTTAAAATGTATAATGTGGCTTCTGAGAATAATTATTTCAAGTAAATAACATCACTATAATTTAaattgttggtttcttttttttaaaaaaggtggaAAAGTAAAGCTTCTGTAAAAGCCATtgatataaaatgattttaagtcAACCAAGTAATTCCTGTTTTTcttgaggaagagaaaggaatgaaacGGGGAAAAAAGGGGCTACTATACAGTAGAAAAATCTTATCTGCACTCAAGATGCTccttagaaatagaaaataaactctgATTCAGACTTGTTTTCACCCGTTTTTCTCTTTGCCTCCGGTTGCAAAACCAAACTCTTACTACTTCTTTCTCCAGATTCAGTTCTTCAGCCATCCGCATGATCTCTTGAGAAGAAGGTTTATTCTGTTCTCCAAAGTGTCTCTCCAGAGCATCTTTAGCAGCAATGCTGGGGTGGGGTGGACATAGGGGGTGAAATTATGTTGTTTTTAGTGAAGTTTGTGGCAGATCAAAATTAAGGTAGGTTGAATTTCCTAAATATTAACatgaaaaggaaactaaaaactCTGAACACACTTACAAGACACTTTAACaaggaaaaatgtataatttgtTAAATGTGTAGATGTTTTGTCTTAATGCAAGGTAGAGTTGCACCAGAGTCACAGAAAGAATTAAGTAAGGGACCCAGGCTTTCTATGTTTATCCCACTTTGTGCCACCAGAGGGCACTGAGttcttgaaaagaaaatgaacatgttCCTAGACATTTCTAAATATCTCCCCAAAATCATTTAGGGCtgttttcaataaagaaaatcTCTAGTGAACAACTgaccaaccaaaacaaaacctgTCTTTTAGTATTTCCTAAGCCTGTCTCACA
The sequence above is drawn from the Rhinopithecus roxellana isolate Shanxi Qingling chromosome 1, ASM756505v1, whole genome shotgun sequence genome and encodes:
- the CHMP2B gene encoding charged multivesicular body protein 2b isoform X2; translated protein: MACLFKKKTVDDVIKEQNRELRGTQRAIIRDRAALEKQEKQLELEIKKMAKIGNKEACRVLAKQLVHLRKQKTRTFAVSSKVTSMSTQTKVMNSQMKMAGAMSTTAKTMQAVNKKMDPQKTLQTMQNFQKENMKMEMTEEMINDTLDDIFDGSDDEEESQDIVNQVLDEIGIEISGKMAKAPSAAQSLPSASTSKATISDEEIERQLKALGVD